From Limisphaera ngatamarikiensis, one genomic window encodes:
- a CDS encoding exosortase/archaeosortase family protein: MSDPTSTSLFSRISDTARLWRNPEGRPVERALVWFAVYAVVLTLVFLRPLSDYARFAWRTELYSHVFLVPLVSIYLIRQGWASRPGRVRGSPVLAIVPAVLGGVALRAGGWLGQRGLLPEACDQLLWPVLGWWCFLWAGLLALVGAGFVRAYLLPVLLTVFVLPMPSGLRDAVEIFLQHASAEAAAWMFWLTGTTLYRDGLIFQLPGLTIMVAQECSGVRSTYVLFIVSWVAAYWFLRSHGLRAVLVASVIPLAILRNAFRIVTISLLTLHVDPRVIDSPLHSQGGPIFFALSLIPFLALVWGLRWWEQRRAGAGGPALAAAPGGVGAGVTSGIGAGDPPRAGDGKTGVTS; encoded by the coding sequence ATGAGTGATCCCACTTCCACTTCCCTGTTCAGTCGCATTTCCGACACGGCGCGGCTCTGGCGGAATCCGGAGGGCCGACCGGTCGAACGTGCCCTGGTGTGGTTTGCCGTCTACGCCGTGGTGCTGACGTTGGTGTTTTTGCGGCCGTTGTCTGACTATGCGCGATTTGCGTGGCGGACGGAACTGTACTCGCACGTCTTTCTCGTGCCGCTGGTGAGCATTTACCTGATTCGACAGGGCTGGGCGAGTCGACCCGGGCGGGTGCGGGGGTCGCCGGTTCTGGCCATTGTGCCGGCTGTTTTGGGCGGGGTGGCCCTGCGGGCCGGAGGGTGGCTGGGGCAACGGGGCTTGTTGCCGGAGGCGTGTGACCAGCTTCTGTGGCCCGTGCTGGGTTGGTGGTGCTTCCTGTGGGCGGGGTTACTGGCCCTGGTGGGCGCCGGGTTTGTTCGGGCCTATCTGTTACCGGTTTTACTGACGGTGTTTGTGCTGCCGATGCCGTCGGGGCTGCGGGATGCGGTGGAGATTTTCCTTCAACACGCATCCGCGGAGGCTGCCGCATGGATGTTCTGGCTGACGGGAACGACGCTGTATCGAGACGGTTTGATCTTTCAACTGCCGGGCCTGACGATCATGGTGGCCCAGGAATGCAGCGGGGTGCGGTCCACGTATGTGTTGTTCATTGTGAGCTGGGTGGCGGCATACTGGTTCCTGCGTTCGCACGGTTTGCGCGCGGTGTTGGTGGCGTCGGTGATCCCGCTGGCGATCCTTCGCAATGCCTTTCGCATCGTCACCATTTCGTTGCTGACGCTGCATGTGGACCCGCGGGTGATTGATTCGCCCTTGCACAGTCAGGGTGGGCCGATTTTCTTTGCGCTTTCTTTGATTCCGTTCCTGGCGCTGGTATGGGGATTGCGGTGGTGGGAGCAGCGCCGGGCTGGGGCTGGCGGCCCGGCACTGGCCGCGGCCCCGGGCGGCGTGGGCGCCGGTGTGACCAGCGGTATCGGGGCGGGCGACCCACCCCGGGCCGGGGACGGAAAGACAGGAGTCACGTCATGA
- a CDS encoding nucleotide sugar dehydrogenase, translated as MQIAIVGQGYVGLPLALQFARSGVKVLGLDIDSAKVEALNAGRSYIHHIPSEAVAEQRAAGRFEASTDFSRVREVEAVIICVPTPLNKNREPDISYILNTGRTIAPHLQKGALVVLESTTYPGTTDTDLREVLEQGSGMKAGVDFHLAFSPEREDPGNPQSRVAEIPKVVGGLTPACLERASALYRKAIKTIVPVSSCRAAEATKLMENIFRSVNIALVNELKVVYSAMGIDIWEVIDAAKTKPFGYMAFYPGPGLGGHCIPIDPFYLTWKAREYGKNTRFIELAGEINTSMPEYVVHRVADALNDRGRAVKGSRILILGLAYKPNVDDDRESPSYVLMDMLHQRGAIVEYHDPYVPVIKPTREHPHWAGKRSVPWDEATIRSFDVVLIATNHACVNYRQLAEWADCIVDTRNAMRDCPTRPGQVWKA; from the coding sequence ATGCAAATCGCGATTGTTGGTCAGGGATACGTTGGGCTGCCTTTGGCGCTCCAATTCGCACGGTCCGGGGTGAAGGTGCTCGGCTTGGACATTGACTCTGCGAAGGTGGAGGCGCTGAACGCCGGACGCAGCTACATCCATCACATCCCGTCCGAGGCGGTGGCCGAACAACGTGCGGCCGGTCGGTTCGAGGCCAGCACGGATTTTTCGCGGGTCCGGGAGGTGGAGGCGGTGATCATCTGCGTGCCCACGCCGCTGAACAAGAATCGGGAACCGGACATCTCGTACATCTTGAACACGGGCCGTACCATCGCGCCGCATCTGCAGAAAGGCGCGCTGGTGGTTCTGGAATCGACGACCTACCCCGGCACCACGGACACGGATTTGCGCGAGGTGTTGGAGCAGGGGTCGGGCATGAAGGCGGGGGTGGATTTTCACCTGGCCTTCTCCCCGGAGCGGGAGGACCCGGGCAACCCGCAGAGTCGGGTGGCGGAGATCCCCAAGGTGGTGGGGGGACTGACCCCGGCGTGCTTGGAACGTGCCAGCGCCCTGTACCGCAAGGCCATCAAAACCATCGTGCCCGTGTCCTCGTGTCGGGCTGCGGAGGCCACCAAACTCATGGAAAACATCTTCCGCAGCGTGAACATCGCACTGGTGAACGAGCTCAAGGTGGTCTACAGCGCCATGGGTATTGACATTTGGGAGGTGATCGATGCGGCCAAGACGAAGCCGTTCGGCTACATGGCGTTTTATCCCGGGCCCGGCCTGGGCGGGCATTGCATCCCGATCGATCCGTTCTATTTGACCTGGAAGGCGCGGGAATATGGGAAGAACACCCGGTTTATCGAGCTGGCGGGCGAGATCAACACTTCCATGCCGGAGTACGTGGTCCACCGGGTGGCCGACGCGTTGAACGACCGGGGTCGGGCGGTCAAGGGGAGCCGGATCCTCATCCTGGGTCTGGCGTACAAGCCCAACGTGGACGACGACCGCGAATCGCCGAGTTACGTGCTCATGGACATGCTGCACCAACGTGGCGCCATCGTGGAGTATCACGATCCCTACGTGCCGGTCATCAAACCCACCCGGGAACACCCTCATTGGGCGGGGAAACGGTCGGTGCCCTGGGACGAGGCAACGATCCGCAGCTTCGACGTGGTCCTTATTGCCACCAACCATGCGTGTGTGAACTACCGGCAACTGGCCGAGTGGGCGGATTGCATCGTGGATACCCGCAACGCCATGCGGGATTGTCCGACCCGACCGGGCCAGGTGTGGAAGGCCTGA